The Engystomops pustulosus chromosome 4, aEngPut4.maternal, whole genome shotgun sequence genome contains a region encoding:
- the LOC140126067 gene encoding solute carrier family 23 member 1-like isoform X2 codes for MTTTSEGSGGCNGLDKTPFKIEDVNHYNIMSSYDTKDLGPEKKNAAHVDNDRSKLAYSVTDVPPWYLCIFLGIQHYLTALGGIVAIPLILSKDLCLTHDPLTQSHLISTIFFVSGICTLLQVLFGVRLPILQGGTFTFLTPTLAMLSLPKWRCPEWTQNASLVNATSPEFVDVWQSRIREVQGAIMVASCFQIIVGFSGLIGFLMRFIGPLTIAPTITLIALPLFQSAGNDAGTHWGISIMTTFFIVLFSQYLRNIPLPIPHYSKSKRKWQFSRSYIFQIFPVLLGISISWLICYILTITNVLPSKPETYGYFARTDVKGNVLSRAPWFRFPYPGQWGVPTVSLEGVFGLLAGVISSMVESVGDYHACARLSGAPPPPKHAINRGIGIEGIGCLLAGAWGTGNGTTSYSENVGALGITRVGSRMVIITGGILMLLLGMFGKIGAVFATIPTPVIGGMFLVMFGVISAVGMSNLQYADMNSSRNIFIVGFSIFCGLTVPNWVNNNAALLETGIVQLDQVILVLLTTGMFVGGFLGFFLDNTIPGTKEERGIAAWNYVDGDDETNCSDVAEVYDLPFGIGTKFCTSSWLRYVPFCPKPRDLPFATRQNSDQNGYIETIH; via the exons ATAGAAGATGTCAATCACTATAACATTATGTCTTCATATGATACGAAAGACCTCGGCCCGGAGAAGAAGAATGCCGCTCACGTGGACAATGACCGGAGCAAGCTGGCGTATTCGGTGACAGACGTGCCCCCATGGTACCTGTGCATCTTTTTGGGCATCCAA CACTATCTGACTGCCCTGGGGGGCATTGTGGCTATTCCGTTGATCTTATCCAAGGACCTGTGCTTGACCCATGACCCCCTGACGCAGAGTCACCTGATCAGCACCATCTTCTTCGTCTCTGGGATTTGCACCCTCCTGCAGGTTCTGTTTGGGGTCAG GTTACCAATCCTACAAGGCGGAACCTTTACCTTCCTGACCCCGACCCTCGCCATGCTCTCACTCCCCAAGTGGAGATGTCCAGAATGGACCCAAAATGCCAGCCTGGTGAATGCCACGTCGCCAGAATTTGTGGATGTTTGGCAATCACGGATACGGGAG GTCCAAGGGGCCATCATGGTAGCATCCTGCTTTCAGATCATAGTTGGCTTTTCGGGTTTGATTGGTTTCCTCATGCGATTCATCGGCCCCTTGACCATCGCTCCAACTATCACTCTCATCGCTCTTCCCCTCTTCCAGTCTGCTGGTAACGACGCAGGAACACACTGGGGGATATCAATCAT GACGACCTTCTTCATCGTTTTGTTCTCTCAATACCTAAGGAACATTCCTCTCCCGATCCCGCACTACTCAAAAAGTAAGAGGAAGTGGCAGTTCTCCAGATCTTACATCTTCCAGATCTTTCCG GTCCTTCTTGGCATCTCCATCTCGTGGTTGATCTGCTACATTCTGACCATCACCAATGTCTTGCCATCCAAGCCCGAGACTTACGGATATTTCGCTCGTACCGACGTCAAAGGGAATGTCTTGTCTCGAGCTCCGTGGTTCCGATTCCCTTATCCAG GCCAATGGGGTGTACCTACCGTCAGTCTGGAAGGGGTGTTTGGGCTCTTGGCAGGGGTCATTTCATCCATGGTTGAGTCGGTGGGTGACTACCACGCGTGTGCACGTCTTTCTGGGGCACCACCTCCGCCCAAGCATGCCATAAACAGAGGAATCGGTATCGAAGGAATCGGGTGCCTATTGGCCGGAGCCTGGGGCACCGGGAATGGGACCACGTCATACAGTGAGAATGTCGGTGCTTTGGGAATCACAAGG GTTGGGAGTCGGATGGTCATCATTACCGGTGGAATACTGATGCTCCTTCTGGGCATGTTTGGTAAAATCGGCGCCGTCTTCGCTACAATCCCAACTCCGGTGATCGGTGGGATGTTTCTAGTGATGTTTGGAGTAATATCTGCTGTCGGGATGTCCAATTTGCAG TACGCGGACATGAATTCCTCAAGGAACATCTTCATTGTCGGATTCTCCATATTTTGTGGCCTTACTGTCCCAAACTGGGTGAACAATAATGCAGCACTTCTTGAGACGG GTATTGTTCAACTAGACCAAGTCATCCTGGTGCTTCTGACCACGGGAATGTTCGTAGGCGGGTTCCTCGGATTCTTCCTGGACAACACCATACCAG GCACTAAAGAAGAACGTGGAATAGCCGCATGGAACTACGTTGACGGAGACGACGAGACGAACTGTTCCGACGTTGCAGAAGTCTACGACCTCCCCTTTGGTATCGGCACAAAGTTCTGCACTTCTTCTTGGCTCCGATATGTTCCTTTCTGTCCGAAACCCAGAGATTTGCCTTTTGCCACCCGTCAGAACAGCGATCAGAATGGTTACATCGAAACCATCCACTGA
- the LOC140126067 gene encoding solute carrier family 23 member 1-like isoform X1, which yields MEELRSRSLTSPGEASPAAGGMDKEASGVDNPTFQIEDVNHYNIMSSYDTKDLGPEKKNAAHVDNDRSKLAYSVTDVPPWYLCIFLGIQHYLTALGGIVAIPLILSKDLCLTHDPLTQSHLISTIFFVSGICTLLQVLFGVRLPILQGGTFTFLTPTLAMLSLPKWRCPEWTQNASLVNATSPEFVDVWQSRIREVQGAIMVASCFQIIVGFSGLIGFLMRFIGPLTIAPTITLIALPLFQSAGNDAGTHWGISIMTTFFIVLFSQYLRNIPLPIPHYSKSKRKWQFSRSYIFQIFPVLLGISISWLICYILTITNVLPSKPETYGYFARTDVKGNVLSRAPWFRFPYPGQWGVPTVSLEGVFGLLAGVISSMVESVGDYHACARLSGAPPPPKHAINRGIGIEGIGCLLAGAWGTGNGTTSYSENVGALGITRVGSRMVIITGGILMLLLGMFGKIGAVFATIPTPVIGGMFLVMFGVISAVGMSNLQYADMNSSRNIFIVGFSIFCGLTVPNWVNNNAALLETGIVQLDQVILVLLTTGMFVGGFLGFFLDNTIPGTKEERGIAAWNYVDGDDETNCSDVAEVYDLPFGIGTKFCTSSWLRYVPFCPKPRDLPFATRQNSDQNGYIETIH from the exons ATAGAAGATGTCAATCACTATAACATTATGTCTTCATATGATACGAAAGACCTCGGCCCGGAGAAGAAGAATGCCGCTCACGTGGACAATGACCGGAGCAAGCTGGCGTATTCGGTGACAGACGTGCCCCCATGGTACCTGTGCATCTTTTTGGGCATCCAA CACTATCTGACTGCCCTGGGGGGCATTGTGGCTATTCCGTTGATCTTATCCAAGGACCTGTGCTTGACCCATGACCCCCTGACGCAGAGTCACCTGATCAGCACCATCTTCTTCGTCTCTGGGATTTGCACCCTCCTGCAGGTTCTGTTTGGGGTCAG GTTACCAATCCTACAAGGCGGAACCTTTACCTTCCTGACCCCGACCCTCGCCATGCTCTCACTCCCCAAGTGGAGATGTCCAGAATGGACCCAAAATGCCAGCCTGGTGAATGCCACGTCGCCAGAATTTGTGGATGTTTGGCAATCACGGATACGGGAG GTCCAAGGGGCCATCATGGTAGCATCCTGCTTTCAGATCATAGTTGGCTTTTCGGGTTTGATTGGTTTCCTCATGCGATTCATCGGCCCCTTGACCATCGCTCCAACTATCACTCTCATCGCTCTTCCCCTCTTCCAGTCTGCTGGTAACGACGCAGGAACACACTGGGGGATATCAATCAT GACGACCTTCTTCATCGTTTTGTTCTCTCAATACCTAAGGAACATTCCTCTCCCGATCCCGCACTACTCAAAAAGTAAGAGGAAGTGGCAGTTCTCCAGATCTTACATCTTCCAGATCTTTCCG GTCCTTCTTGGCATCTCCATCTCGTGGTTGATCTGCTACATTCTGACCATCACCAATGTCTTGCCATCCAAGCCCGAGACTTACGGATATTTCGCTCGTACCGACGTCAAAGGGAATGTCTTGTCTCGAGCTCCGTGGTTCCGATTCCCTTATCCAG GCCAATGGGGTGTACCTACCGTCAGTCTGGAAGGGGTGTTTGGGCTCTTGGCAGGGGTCATTTCATCCATGGTTGAGTCGGTGGGTGACTACCACGCGTGTGCACGTCTTTCTGGGGCACCACCTCCGCCCAAGCATGCCATAAACAGAGGAATCGGTATCGAAGGAATCGGGTGCCTATTGGCCGGAGCCTGGGGCACCGGGAATGGGACCACGTCATACAGTGAGAATGTCGGTGCTTTGGGAATCACAAGG GTTGGGAGTCGGATGGTCATCATTACCGGTGGAATACTGATGCTCCTTCTGGGCATGTTTGGTAAAATCGGCGCCGTCTTCGCTACAATCCCAACTCCGGTGATCGGTGGGATGTTTCTAGTGATGTTTGGAGTAATATCTGCTGTCGGGATGTCCAATTTGCAG TACGCGGACATGAATTCCTCAAGGAACATCTTCATTGTCGGATTCTCCATATTTTGTGGCCTTACTGTCCCAAACTGGGTGAACAATAATGCAGCACTTCTTGAGACGG GTATTGTTCAACTAGACCAAGTCATCCTGGTGCTTCTGACCACGGGAATGTTCGTAGGCGGGTTCCTCGGATTCTTCCTGGACAACACCATACCAG GCACTAAAGAAGAACGTGGAATAGCCGCATGGAACTACGTTGACGGAGACGACGAGACGAACTGTTCCGACGTTGCAGAAGTCTACGACCTCCCCTTTGGTATCGGCACAAAGTTCTGCACTTCTTCTTGGCTCCGATATGTTCCTTTCTGTCCGAAACCCAGAGATTTGCCTTTTGCCACCCGTCAGAACAGCGATCAGAATGGTTACATCGAAACCATCCACTGA
- the STRA8 gene encoding stimulated by retinoic acid gene 8 protein homolog, whose protein sequence is MDAAGEGSSRKARNKQDGGKRPARKRKPRTQRAASVTQLIQQLRETVFPEGDTQATRKEVLQQAKQYILQLEQTLDSLLKMKGDIITEGGGSCSLEDIKEEYLQLIGSGQRGQNNVTMEESEVDPVLLYLNPEVQKDLEEAVEELKIENSTERSSPGVLEFERYLDFYRQTVDMLVENRVVSPGQVTHPIVSRAISSLWQELRQDGRTSIYQKCLIQARNTAVCTSGGKPDSGAESQEATSSFLSSTPEDILLDDALDVASEFLDCGVNQTFSGQGSPPLESSPLGNGEGDDQLYLHISQFLRAKFSSRPEVPDPPCDYESVLLRCTETFDDEDDL, encoded by the exons ATGGACGCAGCTGGTGAAGGAAGCAGCAGAAAAGCCAGAAACAAGCAGGACGGAGGCAAACGCCCGGCGAGGAAGCGGAAACCCCGGACGCAGAGGGCGGCGTCCGTCACCCAGCTCATCCAACAACTGAGGGAAACCGTGTTCCCGGAAGGCGACACACAAGCCACGAGG aaagaggtgctgcagcaggCCAAGCAATACATCCTGCAGCTGGAGCAGACGCTGGACTCGCTGCTGAAGATGAAAG GTGACATCATCACCGAGGGCGGCGGCTCCTGCAGCCTGGAGGACATCAAGGAGGAATACTTACAGCTCATCGGGAGCGGGCAGAG AGGTCAAAATAATGTCACCATGGAGGAGAGCGAGGTGGACCCCGTACTGCTGTACCTGAACCCCGAAGTACAGAAAGATCTAGAAGAAGCGGTGGAGGAATTAAAGATAGAAAATTCTACTGAGAGATCATCACCGGGGGTCCTGGAATTTGAAAG GTACCTGGACTTCTATAGGCAGACAGTAGACATGTTGGTAGAGAACAGAGTGGTGTCTCCGGGTCAGGTCACTCATCCCATAGTGTCCAGAGCCATCTCTAGTCTGTGGCAGGAGCTTCGTCAGGACGGGAGGACCAGCATTTACCAGAAATGCTTAATCCAGGCCAGGAACACTGCTGTGTGCACCAGCGGAGGTAAACCAGACAGTGGCGCGGAGAGTCAGGAGGCCACCAGCTCCTTTCTGTCCTCTACTCCTGAGGAT ATTCTTCTTGACGATGCGTTGGATGTGGCCTCTGAATTCCTAGATTGTGGCGTAAACCAGACCTTTTCTGGTCAGGG GAGTCCTCCACTTGAGAGTTCCCCCCTGGGGAATGGTGAAGGTGATGATCAGTTGTACTTGCACATCTCTCAGTTCCTGAGGGCCAAATTCTCTTCTCGCCCGGAG GTGCCGGATCCCCCCTGTGATTACGAGTCGGTGCTGCTGAGATGTACAGAGACCTTCGATGATGAAGACGACCTCTGA